A stretch of the Taeniopygia guttata chromosome 3, bTaeGut7.mat, whole genome shotgun sequence genome encodes the following:
- the RAB4A gene encoding ras-related protein Rab-4A isoform X2 translates to MSQSAMSETYDFLFKFLVIGNAGTGKSCLLHQFIEKKFKDDSNHTIGVEFGSKIINVGGKYVKLQIWDTAGQERFRSVTRSYYRGAAGALLVYDITSRETYNALTNWLTDARMLASQNIVIILCGNKKDLDADREVTFLEASRFAQENELMFLETSALTGENVEEAFVQCARKILNKIESGELDPERMGSGIQYGDAALRQLRSPRRAQAQSAQECGC, encoded by the exons ATGTCGCAGAGTGCCATGTCCGAGACCTACG ATTTCCTGTTTAAGTTCTTGGTCATAGGAAATGCTGGAACTGGAAAATCCTGCTTGCTACACCAATTTATTGAAAAGAAAT TCAAAGATGACTCAAATCATACTATAGGAGTGGAATTCGGTTCAAAGATCATAAATGTTGGTGGTAAATACGTAAAATTGCAGATATGGGATACAGCAGGACAAGAGCGGTTCAG GTCTGTAACAAGGAGTTACTacagaggggctgcaggtgctttGCTTGTCTATGATATAACCAG CCGGGAAACCTACAATGCACTTACTAATTGGTTGACGGATGCAAGAATGTTAGCAAGTCAAAATATTGTGATAATACTGTGTGGAAACAAAAAGGATCTTGATGCAGATCGTGAAGTCACTTTTTTAGAAGCATCCCGGTTTGCACAGGAAAATG AGCTGATGTTCTTGGAAACAAGTGCTCTAACGGGGGAAAATGTTGAAGAGGCCTTTGTACAGTGTGCAAGGAAAATACTCAATAAAATTGAATCAG GAGAATTGGATCCAGAAAGAATGGGCTCAGGTATTCAGTATGGAGATGCTGCCTTGAGACAGCTGAGATCACCACGCAGAGCACAAGCACAAAGTGCTCAAGAATGTGGGTGttag
- the RAB4A gene encoding ras-related protein Rab-4A isoform X1 encodes MVIFVSKKQQSSEKDFLFKFLVIGNAGTGKSCLLHQFIEKKFKDDSNHTIGVEFGSKIINVGGKYVKLQIWDTAGQERFRSVTRSYYRGAAGALLVYDITSRETYNALTNWLTDARMLASQNIVIILCGNKKDLDADREVTFLEASRFAQENELMFLETSALTGENVEEAFVQCARKILNKIESGELDPERMGSGIQYGDAALRQLRSPRRAQAQSAQECGC; translated from the exons ATGGTCATATTTGTGAGCAAGAAACAGCAGTCTTCTGAGAAGG ATTTCCTGTTTAAGTTCTTGGTCATAGGAAATGCTGGAACTGGAAAATCCTGCTTGCTACACCAATTTATTGAAAAGAAAT TCAAAGATGACTCAAATCATACTATAGGAGTGGAATTCGGTTCAAAGATCATAAATGTTGGTGGTAAATACGTAAAATTGCAGATATGGGATACAGCAGGACAAGAGCGGTTCAG GTCTGTAACAAGGAGTTACTacagaggggctgcaggtgctttGCTTGTCTATGATATAACCAG CCGGGAAACCTACAATGCACTTACTAATTGGTTGACGGATGCAAGAATGTTAGCAAGTCAAAATATTGTGATAATACTGTGTGGAAACAAAAAGGATCTTGATGCAGATCGTGAAGTCACTTTTTTAGAAGCATCCCGGTTTGCACAGGAAAATG AGCTGATGTTCTTGGAAACAAGTGCTCTAACGGGGGAAAATGTTGAAGAGGCCTTTGTACAGTGTGCAAGGAAAATACTCAATAAAATTGAATCAG GAGAATTGGATCCAGAAAGAATGGGCTCAGGTATTCAGTATGGAGATGCTGCCTTGAGACAGCTGAGATCACCACGCAGAGCACAAGCACAAAGTGCTCAAGAATGTGGGTGttag